In Desulfatiglans anilini DSM 4660, the following proteins share a genomic window:
- a CDS encoding DNA polymerase Y family protein, giving the protein MERQIIHLHIPAFAVAVEEVCRPGLKGRPVAVAVPRSDRAPLLCVSQEARRQGVFKGMPFMAARKRCPDLLRLPPNPDLVDRAWRALTGITGRYTPLWEPFKPGHVYLDMTGTGRLWGRARDAGQRLEREVRTRIRLAGSVGLAGNKMVSSIASRVQGRPGVLDVHHGREAAFMAPLPVDMVPGIGPVRRKILLEELHIRLAGELASLDDGALRLIFGGRAHVMRQRVLGVDPTPVRPEAARPVVSAGVSLPGDENDDDRLLGVLARLVEVCAARLREKALRPRRAGLMIRYGDLEEVYRQMKLPVHSWWEFELNPWMAQLFMKAASRRVGIRAVGVWFRDFAPESGQLSLFPEVAPQKEKACELVRALDRIRGRYGADAVRRARLPLEGDLGGVREGA; this is encoded by the coding sequence GGCCTTTGCCGTTGCGGTGGAGGAGGTCTGCCGGCCCGGGCTGAAGGGGCGGCCGGTAGCGGTGGCGGTGCCCCGCTCGGACCGGGCCCCGCTGCTCTGCGTGTCGCAGGAGGCCCGGAGGCAGGGGGTCTTCAAGGGCATGCCCTTCATGGCGGCCCGCAAACGGTGCCCGGACCTGCTGCGCCTGCCTCCCAACCCCGATCTGGTCGACCGCGCGTGGCGGGCCCTGACGGGGATCACCGGCCGGTACACCCCGCTTTGGGAGCCGTTCAAGCCCGGGCATGTCTACCTGGATATGACGGGCACCGGGCGGCTCTGGGGGCGGGCCAGGGACGCCGGGCAGCGGCTCGAGCGGGAGGTCCGGACGCGGATCCGGCTGGCGGGCAGTGTGGGCCTGGCAGGGAACAAGATGGTCTCGAGCATCGCCTCGCGGGTGCAGGGACGCCCGGGCGTGCTGGACGTTCATCACGGGCGGGAGGCCGCGTTCATGGCCCCCCTGCCGGTGGATATGGTCCCCGGCATCGGGCCTGTCCGGCGGAAGATCCTCCTCGAAGAACTGCACATCCGGCTGGCGGGCGAACTGGCCTCCCTGGACGACGGAGCGCTCCGGCTGATCTTCGGCGGCCGGGCCCACGTCATGCGGCAGCGGGTCCTCGGGGTCGATCCGACGCCCGTCCGTCCCGAGGCTGCCCGTCCGGTGGTGTCCGCCGGCGTGAGCCTGCCCGGGGACGAAAACGACGACGACCGGCTCCTGGGGGTGCTCGCCCGGCTGGTGGAGGTGTGTGCCGCCCGGCTGCGGGAAAAGGCCCTCCGGCCCCGCCGGGCGGGTCTGATGATCCGCTACGGGGACCTGGAAGAGGTCTACCGTCAGATGAAGCTCCCCGTTCACAGCTGGTGGGAGTTCGAATTGAACCCCTGGATGGCGCAGCTTTTCATGAAGGCCGCATCCCGCCGGGTCGGGATACGGGCCGTGGGGGTCTGGTTTCGGGACTTCGCCCCGGAAAGCGGCCAGCTCAGCCTATTCCCGGAGGTTGCGCCGCAGAAGGAAAAGGCGTGCGAGCTCGTCCGGGCGCTCGACCGGATCCGGGGGCGCTACGGTGCGGATGCGGTTCGGCGCGCGCGTCTGCCCCTGGAGGGCGACCTGGGGGGTGTGAGGGAGGGGGCATGA